CTGGAGCGCCGCTTCGCACCCATCCTGGTCGGCGAGCCCGGCGTGGACGACACCATCGAGATCCTGCGCGGCCTGCGCGACCGCTACGAGGCCCACCACCAGGTCCGCATCACCGACGAGGCGGTGGTGGCCGCGGCCGAGCTGTCCGACCGGTACATCACCTCCCGCTTCCTGCCCGACAAGGCGATCGACCTGATGGACCAGGCCGCCGCCCGGGTCCGGCTGCGGGCCGGGACCCCGCTGGAGGACACCCGGGAGATCGAGGACCGCGTCGCCGCCCTGAACCGGGAGAAGGACCAGGCCGTCGCCGACGAGGAGTACGAGCGCGCCAAGGAGCTCAGGGACCGGATCAAGGAGGCGGAGGCCGAACTGGCCGCGGCGGGCCGGACCGACGAGCACGCCCCGAAGGTCACCGCCGAGGACATCGCCCAGGTCGTCTCCCGCACCACCGGCATCCCGGTCGCCCAGCTCACCGAGGAGGAGCGGGAACGGCTGATGAAGCTGGAGGAACACCTGCACGGGCGGGTGGTCGGCCAGGACGAGGCGATCACCGCCGTCGCCCGGGCCGTGCGCCGTGCCCGGGCCGGCATGAGCGACCCCAACCGTCCCGTCGGCAGCTTCCTGTTCCTCGGCCCGACCGGCGTCGGCAAGACCGAACTGGCCCGCGCGCTCGCCGCCGCCCTCTTCGGCGACGAGAGCCGCATGATCCGCCTGGACATGAGCGAGTTCCAGGAGCGGCACACCGTCTCCCGGCTGGTCGGCGCCCCGCCCGGATACGTCGGCCACGAGGAGGCCGGCCAGCTCACCGAGGCCGTGCGCAGGCAGCCGTACGCCGTCCTGCTGCTGGACGAGGTGGAGAAGGCCCACCCCGACGTCTTCAACACCCTGCTGCAGCTCCTGGACGACGGCCGCCTCACCGACTCCCAGGGCCGCACCGTCGACTTCAAGAACACCGTCGTCATCATGACGTCGAACATCGGCGCCGACCGCATCCTGGCCGCGGGCACGGAGGACTACGGCAAGATCCGCGAGGCGGTCATGCCGGTCCTCCAGCAGCACTTCCGGCCGGAGTTCCTCAACCGCATCGACGAGATCATCGTCTTCCGCGGCCTGGACCGCACCGAACTGCGCCAGGTCGTGGACCTGATGCTGGAGCACACCCGGCGCCGCCTGCACGCCCAGGACGTCTCCCTGGAGGTCACCGACGCGGCCGCCGACCTGCTCGCGAACCTCGGCCACCAGCCCGACTTCGGCGCACGCCCGCTGCGCCGCACCATCCAGCGCGAGGTGGACGACCGCCTCGCCGACCTGCTCCTCTCCGGCCGGCTCGGCGCGGGCGACCGGGCGGTGGTGGACGCGCCGGACGGCTCGGTGGAGATCCGGACGGACAAGCCGGCCGCCGTGGAGGGCTGAGTCCCGTTCAGCGAGCGGGAGCGAAGAGCGCGGCGAGGCGCCGGTAGGAGTCCAGCAGCGCCGCGCGGTCGTAGCCGCTGGTGGTGACCAGCACCTCGTCGGCGCCGGTCTCCTTCAGCACCGACTCCAGCGCGTCGGTGACCTGGTCGCCGGTGCCCGCGATGTGCCCGCCGAGCCCGGACTCGTACAAGCCGCGTTCCTTCGCGGTCATCGCGCGCTCCAGAACCGCCTCGGCGGGCGCCAGCGGCGGGAAGGTGCCGTGGGTCCGCGCGTACGCCATGGCCCAGGCCTCCGGGACCAGCAGCCGCCGGGCCTCCTCGGCGGTCCCGGCGACGGCCACCGTGCCGGAGACGATCACGTACGGCTCCGGCGCCCACGGCGAGGGCCGGAACAGGGAGCGGTACTCCTCGACGCCGCGCAGCATCCGCTCGCGGCTCCGCAGGTCCCCGATGACCATCGGCAGACCGGCGCGGGCGGCGATGCGCGCGCCCTCACCCATCGCCAGCACGAACGGCGGCACGCGCAGGCCCTCCGCCGGCCGGGCGTGCACCCCGGTCGGCGAGGTCCCGGCGAACCAGCCGAGCAGCTCGTCGAGTTGCGCGGCGAAGTCCTCGGCGTCCTCCCTGCCCCGCCCCAGCGCCCTGCGCACCCCGCCGGTGAAGCCCACGGAACGGCCGAGCCCCATGTCGATCCGGCCCGGGAAGAGCGATTCGAGCACCCCGAACTGCTCGGCCACGACCAGGGGCTGGTGGTTGGGCAGCATGACCCCGCCGGTGCCCACCCGGAGGGTGCCGGTCGCGGCCGCCACGGCGGCGGCGAGCACGGTGGGCGCCGATCCGGCGACCCCGGGCACCCCGTGGTGCTCGGAGACCCAGAACCGGTGGTAGCCGAGCGCCTCCGCCTCCCGCGCCAGCGCGACGGTGTCCCGCAGCGCCTGGGCGGCCGGGTGGCCCTCCCGGGTACGGGAGCGGTCGAGGACGGAGAACCTGGTCCGGGCGATCACTGCACTCACGCAGGGTTCAACACCACGGCGGCCGGGGGATTCCCACCGTCACCCACGGCACCGGGCCCGTCACGGCGCGCCGGGACGGCACCCGGACCCGCGGCGGCCGATGGGCGATCCGTGCGGGGGTCCTGGCCGAACGGCGGCCGGTCAGCGGCTCGTGCGGGTATCCCGGCCGGCGGCGGCCGGTGAGCGATCCGCGCGGGTATCCCGGTCGGGGGCGGCCGGTGAGCGGCTCGTGCGGGCGTCCTGGCAGAACCGCGGCCGGTCAGCGGCTCGTGCGGGCGTCCTGGCAGAACCGCGGCCGGTCAGCGGCTCGTGCGGGCGTCCTGGCAGAACCGCGGCCGGTCAGCGGCCCGTCCGGGCACCCCGGCGGAAACGCCGGCCGTCAGCGGCCCGTGCGGGCCCGGGCGCCCCGCGGCGCCCGGATCATCTGCAGCTCCAGCGCGAGCGGCGGCCCGGCCATGCCGGGACCGCCCGCGCCGGCCCACTCGGCGACCTCGTCGGTGCACGCCTCGTCCAGCGCGAACCCGATCCAGGTGGGCCGCCCGCCCGCCCGGCGGCCCTCGGCCGACGGGCGCACCACCACCACGTTCGCCTGGTCGCACGGGCCGAGGCAGTCGCTCGTCCGCACCTCGAAGCCGCCCTCGGCGGCCGCCGCCCGCAGCCGCTCCAACTGCCCGCGGTGGTCGGCGCCGGGGTGCTTGGCCGGGTCGCCGCAGCAGCAGCCCCGGCAGACGACGACGGCGCAGGGGCGTTCGGAGGCGGCCGTGACGGCCCGGGGAGCGGAAGACATGACAGAAGCATGAGGCCCGCCGGCGGCGGAAGTTGAGGCGGGGTGACTAATCTGAACCCGTGACCGACAGCCGCGGACGTCCGGTCGGGGTGTTCGACCTCGACAACACCCTCGCCGACACCGCCCACCGGCAGCACTTCCTCACCGTCAGGCCGCGCGACTGGAACGGGTTCTTCGCCGCCGCGCCCGCCGACCCGCCGCTCGCCGAGGGCGTGGCGCTCGTCCGGGAGACGGCCCGGGAGTGCGAGATCGTCTACCTCACCGGGCGGCCCGAGCGCTGCCGCCGCGACACGCTGGACTGGCTCGCGGCCCACGGGCTGCCCGAGGGCCGCGTCCACATGCGCCGTGACGCCGACCGCAGGCCCGCGCGGTTCACCAAGCTGGAGATCCTGCGCCGGCTCGCCCGCGACCGCGAGGTCCGGGTGCTCGTCGACGACGACGAACTCGTCTGCGACGACGCCGAGCGGGCCGGCTTCACCGTCGTGCGGGCCCGATGGGCCGCCGAGTCGGCGGCGCTGAGGGACGCGCAGGAGCGTGAGGGCAGGACCTGACGGCCGCGCGAGGGCGGGATCCGGTGACCGCCGGCTACTCCGCGCCGTCCTCGATGCGGAACCCCACCTTCAGGCCCACCTGGTAGTGCTCGACCCGGCCGTCCTCGATCTGGCCGCGCACCTGGGTCACCTCGAACCAGTCCAGGTTGCGCAGCGTCTGTCCCGCCCGCGAGATGCCGTTGCGGATGGCCTGGTCGAGACCCTCGTGCGAGGTGCCGACGATCTCGGTGACCCGGTAGGTGTGGTTCGACATGCGGGTGCTCCTCTCCGCCGCGAGGGAGCGGAACGCGTCCCTCACGTCCGTCGTGACCGGTGTGTCACGCCGTACTCCACCGTGCCGTATCCGCGCCCGGTGCGCGAGATGTCGCACCTGTACCGCCCGTTTCGCTTGACCTGAGCATTGGTCCATACCAAAATCCCGTACACCCGTACGAGCTTCCGCTCGTCCCCCCACGTCGGGCCCTCCCGCCTGTCCGCACGCCCCATGCCAGACAGAACAGGACCCTCTCGTGAGACGTCGTCTGCTCGCCCTCATCTGTGTCACCGGTTCGCTCGCCAGCGGCTGCGGCCTCCTCCCGGGCGGCCACGACCGGCACACCGTCACCGTGTGGCTGATGAAGGACAGCGCCTCCAAGGAGTTCCTGGCGCGCTTCACCGAGGACTTCGAACGCACCCACGACGACCAGCGCCTGGACATCCGCATCCAGGAGTGGACCGGCATCGTCGAGAAGGTCCGGAAGGCGCTCAGGAGCCACGCGAAGGACGCCCCGGACGTCATCGAGGTGGGCAACACCCAGGTCCCGCAGTACGTCGACGACGGCCGGCTCGCCGACCTGACCCTGGAGTCCATGCGCGACTGGGGCAAGGAGCACTGGCTGCCGGGCCTCGCCGAACCCGGCAAGGAGGGCAACAAGCAGTACGGCGTGCCCTGGTACGCGGCCAACCGGGTGGTCATCTACCGCAAGGACCTCTTCGAGCGGGCCGGCATCACCGAGCCGCCGAAGACCCGCGACGCCTGGCTCGGCGACACCGAGAAGCTGAACTCGGGCGGTGACCAGGGGATCTACCTCGCCGGACAGGACTGGTACACGCTCTCCGGCTTCATCTGGGACGAGGGCGGCGAACTCGCCCAGGAGAAGGACTACGAGTGGCGGGGCACCCTGGACACCCCGGCCGCCCTGCGCGGCATGGCCTTCTACCGGCGGCTCCAAGCGCTCGGTGAGGGCCCCGTGGACTCGGACGAGGAACACCCGCCCCAGGCCGGGGTCTTCGCGGGCGGCAAGGTCGCCCAGATCGTCGCCGTGCCCGGGCTCGCCCAGGCCATCGTGCAGCAGAACCCCGGCCTCAAGGGCAAGCTCGGCTTCTTCCCGGTTCCCGGCAGGAGCGCGGCACGGCCCGGCACGGTCTTCACCGGCGGCTCCGACCTCGTCGTCCCGCAGAACACCGACGACCAGTTCGCCGCGACCGCCGTCATCGGGGCGCTCACCGGCGCCAAGTGGGACACCGAACTCGCCCGCACCATGAACTACGTGCCCAACAAGACCACGCTGGCCGAGGCGGTCGACGGGGAGCCGGGGGTCGCCGCCATGGCGGCGGGCGCCGCACACGGCCGGGCGACCCCCAACACCCCCCAGTGGGCGGCCGTCGAGGCCGACAACCCGATCAAGGGGTACATGACCAGGGTGCTCGGCGGGGCGGACCCGGCGACCGAGGCCCGCCGGGCCTCCCGCAAGATCACCGAGGCCCTCGCCACCGACCTGGGCTGACCCGGGCGCGCCGCGCGTCCCGCCCGGCGCGCCCCGCCGGGCCGTCCCCGCTCAGCGCGCCACGCTGAGCGACAGCGCGAAGCGGCCCCCGGCGTCCGTCCACCAATGGGTCAGTTCGAGTCCGGCGGCGGCGAGTTCGGCGCTCACCCCCTCCCGGCGGAACTTCGCCGACACCTCGGTCCGCAGGTCCTCGCCCGCCGCGAAGTGCACGGCGAGGTCCAGCGCGGGCACCTTGACGGTCTGCGCGGTGCGCGAGCGCAGCCGCATCTCGATCCACTCCCGCTCCGCGTCCCACAGCGCCACGTGGTCGAAGGCGGCCGGGTCGAAGTCGGCGCCCAGTTCCCGGTTCACGACGGCCAGCACGTTCCGGTTGAAAGCGGCCGTCACCCCGGCCGCGTCGTCGTACGCCCGGACCAGGGTCCCCTCGTCCTTGACCAGGTCCGTGCCGAGCAGCAGCCCGTCGCCCGGTGCGAGCAGCGCGCGCACGGAGGCGAGGAACTTCTCCCGCTCGGCGGGCAGCAGGTTGCCGATCGTGCCCCCGAGGAAGGCCACCAGCCGGGGGCCGGGCGTCGCCGGCAGTTCCAGCGGCGCGGTGAAGTCGGCGATGAGCGCGTGCACGTCGAGGCCGGGCCGCTCCTCGATCAGCGCACGCCCGGCCTGGGTCAGGGCGCTCTCGCTGACGTCCACGGGCACGTAGGACCGCAGCGAGGTGAGCGCGTCGATCAGGAAGCGGGTCTTCTCCGACGAGCCGGAACCCAGTTCCACCAGGGTGCGCGCCCCGCTCGCGGCGGCGATCTCGCCGGACCGGTCGGCGAGGATCTCCCGCTCGGCCCGTGTCGGGTAGTACTCGGGCAGTTCGGTGATCCGCTCGAACAGCTCGCTGCCCACGGCGTCGTAGAACCACTTCGGCGGCAGCGTCTTGGGGTGGTCGGTGAGGCCGCTCAGGACGTCGGCGCGCAGCGCGGCGTCCGTGGCGTCCTCGGGGAGGGTGCGGGTGACGTGCAGGGGACTCACGTACGGGGCTCCTTCGGGGATGGGGGACCCCCCGCTCGGACGGAGCTGGGAGTGGGGGCCAGGGCCGGGTCCTCGAGCGGGGCGAGCAGGACGCCTGCCCGGTTCGCGGTGAGCACGGTGCGGTCGGGGACCTCCTGCCAGAGCGGGTCGTCGTCGTACGGCTCGGAGGCGACGACCGTGCCCGAGCCGGGCTCGGCGCGGTACCAGAGGCTGTCGCCCCAGGCGGTGGCCGCGATGGTGACGCCGTCGGTGAGCAGCAGGTTCAGCCGGGAGGCGGGCGCCGCCCCGGCGAGCGAGCGCACCACCGTGCCCAGGGCCCGCGCGGGCTCGTCGCCGGAGCGCAGCCGGTGCAGCACCAGCGCCCAGACGAACGCGGAGTCGGTGCGCGCCTGCAAGGACAGCAGGTCGACCGGGGGCAGGGCCGCGACCAGCGGTGCCGCGGCGTCCGGCCAGCCGGCGACGGCGCCGTTGTGGCTGAACAGCCACTCCCCGGCGGCGAAGGGCGCCGCCGCGGCCTCGGCGTCCGCGCCCGCGAGGGTCGCGTCGCGCACGGCGGCGAGCACCGCGCCGGACCGCACCACCCGGGCCAGGTCGGCGAAGGACAGGTCGGCCCAGACCGGCCCGGCCCGCCGGTAGCGGGCCGGCACCGGGTCGTCCGGGACGTACCAGCCCACCCCGAAACCGTCGGCGTTGACCGTCCCGTGCCGCTGCCGCCGGGGCGCCCACGACTGCCGGTACAGGCTGTGCGGCGGTTCCACCAGGAGCCGGCCGAGCGACTCCTCCGGCCCCACGTAGGCGAGGTGGCGGCACATCAGAGGGCCTCCGAGCGGGCGGTGCGGAACCCGGAGAAGATCTGCCGCCGGATCGGGTGGTCCCAGTTGCGGAACGTACCCCGGCACGCCACCGGGTCCACGGCGAACGAGCCGCCCCGCAGCACCTTGTACGCGGGGCCGAAGAACACCTCCGAGTACTCCTTGTACGGGAACGCCCGGAACCCCGGGTACGGCTGGAAGTCGCTCGACGTCCACTCCCACACGTCCCCGATGAGCTGGCGCACGCCCAGCGGCGAGGCGCCGGCCGGGTAGCTGCCGGCCGGGGCGGGCCTGAGATGCCGCTGGCCCAGGTTGGCGTGCTCGGGCCCCGGGTCGGCGTCGCCCCACGGATAGCGGGTGGAGCGGCCGGAGACGGGGTCGTGGCGGGCGGCCTTCTCCCACTCCGCCTCGGTGGGCAGCCGGCGGCCGGCCCAGCGGGCGTAGGCGTCCGCCTCGTACCAGCACACGTGCAGCACCGGCTCGTCGGCCGGCACCGCCTCGGTGACGCCGAAGCGGCGCCGCAGCCACTGCCCGCCGTCCCGGCGCCAGAACAGCGGGGCGGTCAGCGAGTGCTGCCGGACGTGCGCCCAGCCCTCCGGTGTCCACCAGCGCTCCGTCTCGTACCCGCCGTCGTCGATGAACGCCTGGTACGCCGCGTTCGTCACCGGGGTGGTGTCGATCCAGAACGGCGCCACGTCCACCGGGTGCGCCGGGCGCTCGTTGTCCAGCGCCCACGGTTCGGTGGAGGTGCCCATCGTGAACGGACCGCCGGGGACGAGGACTTCGGCCGGACCCGGGAACAGCGGGACCGGCTCCGGGTCCGGAGCGGTCAGGGCCGGTGGCCCCGTGCGGAGCTGATGGGTGATCAGCATGGTCTCGTCGTGCTGCTGTTCGTGCTGCGCGATCATCCCGAAGGCGAACCCGGCCTCGGTCAGCCGGCTGCCGTGGAAGTCGGCGGCCGTCAGCAGGTCCACCACCCGGCCGCGCACCTCGGCCGCGTAGCCGCGGGCCTCGGCGGGCGGCAGCAGCGGCAGCGAGGGGCGCTCGGCCCGCGGGTGCTCGAAGGCGTCGTACAGGCCGTCGATCTCGGGCCGCATCGCCTCCCGGCCGCCGACCGCCCGCAGCAGCCACTGCTCCTCCTGGTTGCCGATGTGCGCGAGGTCCCAGACCAGCGGCGACATCAGCGGGGAGTGCTGTGCGGTGAGATCGGGGTCCTCCACACAGCTGGTCAGCAAGGTGGTGCGGGCGCGTGCGGTGGTGAGCGAGGCGAGCGCGCGCTCGCGCAGCTCCTCCGCCTCGGGTACCGACGTCCTCTCGGTCTCGGGGGCGGTCATGTGCGGATGTCCTTCCTCCCGTGGGCGGTGCGCCTGCCCCCGGTCGCATGCGGCCGGGGCCGGTGGGGGCTCGTGTCGTGCAGGCGGTCCAGCAGGTCGTCGGCCGGGCAGCGGCCCCGCTCGACGTAGCGGTCCGAGAACGCCGCCACGGCGTCGGTGACCGCGGGGGTGGCGCCGAGCCGGGGCAGCGCCCGCAGCGCCGCCTCGAAACAGGTGACGGCGGCCTCCCGCAGCTCGGGGTCGGCGAGCCCGTGCCGGGCCGCGTCGAGCCACAGCGGATTGTGCGGGGCGGGCAGGCTCAGCGACCGCTCCACCAGGGGTTTCACCGCCTGCTGCGCGACCTCGGTGGCTTCCGGGTCGTCGAACAGCGCCGCCGTGACCGCCAGCGGCACGATCCAGCCGTCGTCGCCGGGCTGCGCGTCGATCATGCGCAGCTCCAGGTGCCCGCGCGGCCGGACCGGCGGGAACAGGGTGGTCAGGTGGTAGTCGAGGTCCGCCC
Above is a genomic segment from Streptomyces collinus Tu 365 containing:
- a CDS encoding dodecin, translated to MSNHTYRVTEIVGTSHEGLDQAIRNGISRAGQTLRNLDWFEVTQVRGQIEDGRVEHYQVGLKVGFRIEDGAE
- the egtD gene encoding L-histidine N(alpha)-methyltransferase, coding for MSPLHVTRTLPEDATDAALRADVLSGLTDHPKTLPPKWFYDAVGSELFERITELPEYYPTRAEREILADRSGEIAAASGARTLVELGSGSSEKTRFLIDALTSLRSYVPVDVSESALTQAGRALIEERPGLDVHALIADFTAPLELPATPGPRLVAFLGGTIGNLLPAEREKFLASVRALLAPGDGLLLGTDLVKDEGTLVRAYDDAAGVTAAFNRNVLAVVNRELGADFDPAAFDHVALWDAEREWIEMRLRSRTAQTVKVPALDLAVHFAAGEDLRTEVSAKFRREGVSAELAAAGLELTHWWTDAGGRFALSLSVAR
- the egtB gene encoding ergothioneine biosynthesis protein EgtB yields the protein MTAPETERTSVPEAEELRERALASLTTARARTTLLTSCVEDPDLTAQHSPLMSPLVWDLAHIGNQEEQWLLRAVGGREAMRPEIDGLYDAFEHPRAERPSLPLLPPAEARGYAAEVRGRVVDLLTAADFHGSRLTEAGFAFGMIAQHEQQHDETMLITHQLRTGPPALTAPDPEPVPLFPGPAEVLVPGGPFTMGTSTEPWALDNERPAHPVDVAPFWIDTTPVTNAAYQAFIDDGGYETERWWTPEGWAHVRQHSLTAPLFWRRDGGQWLRRRFGVTEAVPADEPVLHVCWYEADAYARWAGRRLPTEAEWEKAARHDPVSGRSTRYPWGDADPGPEHANLGQRHLRPAPAGSYPAGASPLGVRQLIGDVWEWTSSDFQPYPGFRAFPYKEYSEVFFGPAYKVLRGGSFAVDPVACRGTFRNWDHPIRRQIFSGFRTARSEAL
- a CDS encoding LLM class flavin-dependent oxidoreductase; translated protein: MSAVIARTRFSVLDRSRTREGHPAAQALRDTVALAREAEALGYHRFWVSEHHGVPGVAGSAPTVLAAAVAAATGTLRVGTGGVMLPNHQPLVVAEQFGVLESLFPGRIDMGLGRSVGFTGGVRRALGRGREDAEDFAAQLDELLGWFAGTSPTGVHARPAEGLRVPPFVLAMGEGARIAARAGLPMVIGDLRSRERMLRGVEEYRSLFRPSPWAPEPYVIVSGTVAVAGTAEEARRLLVPEAWAMAYARTHGTFPPLAPAEAVLERAMTAKERGLYESGLGGHIAGTGDQVTDALESVLKETGADEVLVTTSGYDRAALLDSYRRLAALFAPAR
- a CDS encoding ATP-dependent Clp protease ATP-binding subunit codes for the protein MSTPGFGFGRSPFEEFDELMSRFFGPGGQTAPAARRPQRVDIGSLLSERAMELVAEARDIAGAEGSEELDARHLLAAATRNESTRRLLTESGTDPDRLREQLGTTGNGGERTEPTTLTPSAKRALLDAYRVSRAEDASYIGPGHLLRALAANPESAAGQALGDGGWEPTRLPTEGQAERKKPSSTPTVDEYGRDLTQDARDGRLDPVIGRDDEVEQTIEVLSRRSKNNPVLIGDPGVGKTAVVEGIAQRIVAGDVPRTLAGKRLVSLDLAGMVAGTKYRGEFEERLKKLLDEVGEHGDELILFLDELHTVVGAGGGGEGAMDAGNMLKPALARGELHLIGATTVDEYRRHIEKDAALERRFAPILVGEPGVDDTIEILRGLRDRYEAHHQVRITDEAVVAAAELSDRYITSRFLPDKAIDLMDQAAARVRLRAGTPLEDTREIEDRVAALNREKDQAVADEEYERAKELRDRIKEAEAELAAAGRTDEHAPKVTAEDIAQVVSRTTGIPVAQLTEEERERLMKLEEHLHGRVVGQDEAITAVARAVRRARAGMSDPNRPVGSFLFLGPTGVGKTELARALAAALFGDESRMIRLDMSEFQERHTVSRLVGAPPGYVGHEEAGQLTEAVRRQPYAVLLLDEVEKAHPDVFNTLLQLLDDGRLTDSQGRTVDFKNTVVIMTSNIGADRILAAGTEDYGKIREAVMPVLQQHFRPEFLNRIDEIIVFRGLDRTELRQVVDLMLEHTRRRLHAQDVSLEVTDAAADLLANLGHQPDFGARPLRRTIQREVDDRLADLLLSGRLGAGDRAVVDAPDGSVEIRTDKPAAVEG
- a CDS encoding extracellular solute-binding protein, with protein sequence MRRRLLALICVTGSLASGCGLLPGGHDRHTVTVWLMKDSASKEFLARFTEDFERTHDDQRLDIRIQEWTGIVEKVRKALRSHAKDAPDVIEVGNTQVPQYVDDGRLADLTLESMRDWGKEHWLPGLAEPGKEGNKQYGVPWYAANRVVIYRKDLFERAGITEPPKTRDAWLGDTEKLNSGGDQGIYLAGQDWYTLSGFIWDEGGELAQEKDYEWRGTLDTPAALRGMAFYRRLQALGEGPVDSDEEHPPQAGVFAGGKVAQIVAVPGLAQAIVQQNPGLKGKLGFFPVPGRSAARPGTVFTGGSDLVVPQNTDDQFAATAVIGALTGAKWDTELARTMNYVPNKTTLAEAVDGEPGVAAMAAGAAHGRATPNTPQWAAVEADNPIKGYMTRVLGGADPATEARRASRKITEALATDLG
- the egtC gene encoding ergothioneine biosynthesis protein EgtC, producing the protein MCRHLAYVGPEESLGRLLVEPPHSLYRQSWAPRRQRHGTVNADGFGVGWYVPDDPVPARYRRAGPVWADLSFADLARVVRSGAVLAAVRDATLAGADAEAAAAPFAAGEWLFSHNGAVAGWPDAAAPLVAALPPVDLLSLQARTDSAFVWALVLHRLRSGDEPARALGTVVRSLAGAAPASRLNLLLTDGVTIAATAWGDSLWYRAEPGSGTVVASEPYDDDPLWQEVPDRTVLTANRAGVLLAPLEDPALAPTPSSVRAGGPPSPKEPRT